GGTTTAGTTTTGTGAACGGACAAAATTTGTGGATCTTGATTGCCTTGAAACCTTAAGGTGCCTTGGAGATCACAATGTCCTAATCCTAGTCATTGTGTCCATTCTAATCCTTATGCTAAACAAAGTTGGTATATAATCTCTAGGCTTTTCCACAGACATTCATAGGAAAACCATATGGAGACCTTTTTTAGTTCAATTCATGCACAAAAATAAggggaaaaaaaaggaaaataaaaatgggACATCATGTGTGTCCATAGATGAGAAATCTTCTATTATTTGCATTTAgtatgtttttcttgttttgttaATCACCTAATGTTCTTAAAACATAATTTGATTTAAGTTTAATGATGTTGGATCGCATGGCACAaaagttattatctataatttatagCTTAGTAATGATGGAAATGCAGAGCTGGATTTCGACACAGATACTGAGGTTGAAACTGGTGTTGTCTGTTTATTTTTCTCCCTTCATTTTTAATAGTATTATTCTGAATGAGTTGGTTTATCATGGGTTTGGTTGCAGGATATTCGTATCAGTGGGGATATAGAAAAAGCAGTAGGAAAGAGTGCTGCTTCGAAGACAGTTAACGAACAGCACATATCTAACCGATTGCACTACTCAGAGTAAGTTACTTACCTTGTTTCTTTAGTTCTTTACCATGCCTACTAGACACAAAACCTCAAAGAAAAATGCTGCTTCAAGCAACAAACGTCCAGACTTATCCAAACGATACGGGGCGccatttcctatcttcaatcatgatgaaGGAAGGCACTACTGGAGGCTTCGTTATACATTCTTCGTCGGAATGTTATATATGGATGACTTCTTGAATGATCAACTTGGTAtaagtgttaagcccaaaatatacctaaaatatcatcgataattacatcaatattgctacgaatttatgctgtttataactgtttagaaagcgtttactctcgaatatgtttctttcgtgcaaagtacataaatatttggtaaaatccaaataggagtaaaaagatctcaaaaacagaagaaaagccctacaaaaggagtcgaagacgacaggAATTCATAACGCTGAGGATACGAACGAAAgctgaaaaaccgaaaaagcttcgtgccgcgaccgcggctccccctattcacggtcgcgacacgcgtccttcagccatttttcccttcgtccgaagtacaattgatgctcccccattctcggtatgagcaggagattttagaagcctaattacacactttcgttttcgacgaaacgcgatcgttcgggtggataaagacgtcctttcgtagcggacacgatccttcacaacggacacgacacttcaatcaagactcttcaacatctataaataaagagttgatggagagttgaagataatAATGATATAGAATGATATATgcgtagaagaaagagattagtgtagaatttatgcagaaattccgaatcaagtgattcagaagttagatttcgattctgttcaaaagcaatatgatgtacacacattgtttacaaaacaataacaaattcagtagcgtttagacattgttccagtttagtttacattttggtagtggaccgacccagtctctattacgaagattcagcgagaagattgagtagaggattcgcccctgagcctgacaaactctaacgaaacccaaggaaaggattgacaacccgttcacttgcacgctgtcgaagaattcaatgctccatgttctatgtaaacttgtatcaatttatatttcatctaataaagtccgttctattcgatagatctttatgcagcacttatggtaaccaatccactaaagtgattgctggtgttttcattaaaacgaatttaatccaaaatctttacaagaaaactttgttgaacacttaggcaaattattatctcggtagagttttaatttggttaagggcaattatctcggataagggttttgtcgcgttcaaagccaattaattagaggttccgtcatttatttcatctttataattcgtacaaagtttaaagttgttttctttgcttaatgcaaacaaatatacttgtttacttttctaaagtactaaaacgttcctgttttgcaaattcatttttaatcagaAACTTTCTAACGTCTTcacattctaatctaattctcattctagcaatttcaaaaccaaaaccgattaaacgattttcccatattataaaccttaaagtaaattaaccgattgtaaataagttttgttaaaaaaacattccctgtgggatcgatatcttttattactacaagcgtataccgtgcacttgcggaaatcgctcaacaagtttttggcgccgttgccggggagtgccaaaatttttgacaaaattttaaatttttcgtgttttattacgaatctaggtttattcatacttattcaaacttttacattttatttatttttaattactaacatatttatttttcaaattctgttttttaggtagtttcggttcgtgcgaaatttcaagttcatgcgcagttctcgaagttcgggcacgtcaccagatcctattgacccagaaattgaaagaactcttaaaaagaacaagaaagaaaagaaaaagaaaaaccaaaccccaataaaaactaaaattaccgagccagaagttatggccacacttatggattacgctaggccaggagtggccggtgtaacaaacagtatagttagaccccaaattaatgcacatcattttgaaattaagcctgcgttgcttaatatgttgcaaaataatgtaacgttttacgggttacctaacgaaaatcctaatacccatttgacaaagaaatttgtgacacttttaaaattactgatgtaactgcagaagcaatcaaacttcgcctttttccttttactttgaaggatcgagccaaagagtggttaacttctatgccagccgcatcaattgagacttgggagcaattagcccaagcatttttatcaaaaaattttcctttagcaaaaaccgcaagagtcattaaagagttaacatctttttctcaaaatgataatgaaactctttatgaggcttgggaacattttaaagaacttcaacgtttatgcccacaccaccaattgcccgttggacttttaatgcaaacattttataatggactaaatcctataactagaggttcattggacgctatgtctggagggttattcatgaagaaaacatctgcccaagcaagagaacttttagaggaaatggcaatcaacagcagtatgtggcccgcagaacgtggacacataccatcagcgaaaccatcatcctcaactacatcatcagttaaaggtatagtgaatcttgatccagtagcgatgttgcaagcccaattttctgccttgtcgcacaaaattgataggtttatggcactgtgtgatcctaatggtcaaccaatccaaacggatgtggattacgaaggtatgagtgagattgaacaggtaaattttgtccaaggacaaaaccaaactaataacccgtattccaatacatataatcctggatggagaaatcatcctaactttaactggagagacaataataatgttaatgctaatcaaaatcgcactactaattatcaaaatcaatcaagagattcgattagcactttatcttctaaaatcgacaaattcattgatgcgatgagcggaaaaataagtaatcacgacgatggttttatacggatcgagaataaattcgatcagcttattaaaaaccaatcatccagcatccataatttggagattcaaattggacaactcgctaaatcaattccatcccgcaaagagggaagtcttccaagccatacggaagaaaatccgaaagagcatgttaaggctatcactcttcgttcagggaaaaactacttaggcccggaaatgcccgaaaattcgaccttacctggaactgatttaccgaagcccaaagaagatatattaaaaaaaaaagatgcaccgattgactctagtacaaaaacttttgtacccaaaccaccttttccacacaaagtccgcaacaaggactatgacaaacaacttttaacatttttagacaaacttaagaatttgcatattaatttaacatttatggatgcaattacgcaaattcccaattatggaaaattcctcaaagatttaatttcaaagaaaatcagttgggaaggaatttcatccatttcactaactgaagattgtagttcaattgtgtcaagtaatttgcccacaaaactcaaggatcccggatgttttaccattccgtgtaaattgggagatatagaattcccaagttgtctttgtgatttaggagcaagcattaacttgatgccattatctatttttaataagttaggcttagaagaagacatcaaacgtaccaatatggttttgcaattagcggatcaaaccactaaaagaccatacggtataattgaagatattttagttaaagttgacaaatttatttttcctaccgatttcgttattttagattttgcttatgacgtaaactgtccgctaatctttggtagaccgttcatgaacacgggacgtgctctagttgatgtgtcggaagggaaagtagttttacgaataggtgatgataagattgagtttgatatgaatcaagtgatgaaatatcctatggaggatttcgcttgtatgaaacttgatttaattgaagaatgtgtaaatgacattgttaaaaaagaagaaataatagaacctataatgagtgaggaactagaagataaggacccagaacgtttgattcgagaagatggaccagttccgccttcaattgtagttccacctaaattagaacttaaagaattaccaagtcatttgaggtacgctttcttaggcgaaggcgattctctacctattattatctctaacaaattaacacaagtccaagaagagaaattgaaagaagttgttagaaataggataggaagtatgggttggcaaatttcagacttaaaaggtattaatccgagcatcgtaatgcacagaattcacttagaagaagataagccacctaaagcggataggcaaagacgcctaaatccgaacatgaaagaagtagtaaaaaatgagattactaaacttcttgacaatggaatcatttatcctatttcggatagtgaatgggttagtccaatccattgtgtagctaaaaagggaggcataacagttgtaaggaatgaagaaggtgaattaatacctacgcgaaccaccactggttggagagtttgtatagattatagaaatctaaataaagcaactaggaaagatcattttcttcttcctttcattgatcaaatgatcgaaaggatagttggtcatgctttctattattttctagatggttactccggattctttcaaatatacatttacccggatgaccaagataaaacaaccttcacatgtccttacggaacatttgcatatagaagaatgccctttggtctgtgtaacgcacctgcaacatttcaacgttgtatgactgcaatttttaatgatttcattaaagatatcatggaagtttttatggacgatttttcagtttatggagattcttttgattcgtgcctagaaaacttggataaagttttgtctaggtgtgaagaaacaaatttggtattaaattgggaaaaatgtcatttcatggttgacgaaggaattgttttaggtcacaaaatatctgaaaaatgattagaagtagatagagcaaaaacctcagtaatagagaaattaccccctccaactactgttaagggagtaagatcattcttaggacatgctggtttttacagaagatttattaagaatttttctgtaatttccaaaccacttactaatttactcatgaaagattcaacctttgattttaatgaagaatgcgttaaagcgttcgaaacattgaaaacagctttagtcagtgcacctattattgctaaacccgattgggatctaccatttgaaattatgtgtgatgcaagtgacttagctgtcggatgtgctttaggtcaaaggaaagataagaaacttcatgtcatttattatgcaagtcacacactgtctggtgcacaattaaactacatcacaacagaaaaagaaatgttagccgtagtttttgcatgtgataagtttaggtcatatttattaggttcaaaagttattatttatactgatcatgcagtattaagatatttatttgctaaaaaggatgcaaaaccacgtctaattagatgggttttattgttgcaagaatttgatatagaaattaaagacaaaaagggagttgaaaaccttgtcgccgatcatctatcgagacttgaagatgaaaacggtcctataggtgaaactaccgGTATACgggatgatttccctgatgaaaacctctatcaaataaaaagtgccatgtcaccttggtatgcagatattgctaattatcttgcagccaatattgttccggaaggattagatttccaacaaaagaagaaatttttcttcgatattaaacaatatttttgggaagatccctttttgttcaagacttgtggtgacgggataattaggagatgcgttggtgaaaatgaatacgaatccataatgtcggaatgccattctagctcttatggaggacataatggggTTAACAAGACAgctgctagaatatttgaaagcggtttcttttgacctacgatgtttaaggacgttcgttcatttattactcgttgtgataagtgccaaagaacaggaaatctaagaaggaaagatgagatgcccctcacaaccatattagaagttgaaatcttcgatatgtggggaatagatttcatgggaccttttccccattctagtggtaaaacttacatattagtcgccgttgattatgtttcaaagtgggttgaggcaattgcaaccccgacgaatgattctaaagttgtcgttaattttcttgacgatatattttgtagatttggttgtccaagagttatcgttagtgatggcggtactcattttataaacaagagttttgaaacacttatgaaaaaatatggagtacgccaccgcgtatcaacaccgtaccatcctcagtcaaatggtcaggcggagatatcaaacagagaactcaaatggattctcgagaaaacggtttcatcttctagaaaagattggtcttccaaactcaataatgcgctatgggcataccgtactgcatttaaaacgccaataggaatgactccgtaccgtttagtgtatggtaaggcatgtcatttgccagtcgaattagaacataaagcctattgggctattagagaactaaattttgatttacgacaagcaggtaagaaacgtttgctccatttgaatgagttagatgagttacgtcatctatcttacgaaaatgcaaagatttataaagaaaaagtgaaaaaatggcatgattccaaaattaaagtcaaacactttaatgttggggataaagtgctgttatttaattcacgacttcatttatttccaggaaaacttaagtccagatggttaggaccatatttagtcgtcaaaacattcgattacggttctttagaactggaaggtcctaccggagttcgattcaaagttaatggtaatcgatgtaaaatctattacgaaaatatttcccaaCTAGGAATTGaattcgtaacaagattatctgacgtatGAATTATTCAGTTTATTTTAcacagtttattttattttattgtttttatgattttgtttattttattttattttattttttttttcttccaaaatgccattttatgattagatgactttatgttatgatttaaatgcataaaatatttttatttcatgattttagatttaatttttaggaaattaagatgaatttgaagtttcaggcaattctctgccgtGAATTTAGAATTCCCTGCCGAGAATCCCTTTATTTAAGAATGTCACAAACAGGTTCGGATTTCTctgttcataccgagaatttttaaattctctaccgtgaatcagaAGGTAGCTTTgatgcctgatttccgcaaggaaatcagcatGTCGCGACCGTggctttgccattcgcggtcgcgacacgcgtgtttcCTGCACTATCAGGTCTGAAACACTCTCACCCTTTCGACGAACCTCTTGGCAATtgaaacattaagtttcttcattcccgaaaggtgcaatttataccttttcataattaaaacgatacctcttttcatcttaaactcttataaattaatcttaGAGGATTCAGgttctgttacaattcttttcatctttgtcagaactcTGATTTTCTTCGCAAACACCGTTCTTTGCTAAAGTAACACTAACTttgcaccatgcctaccaaatacaaatcacctaggcacaatgctgcctcaatcaacaaacgcccagacttatccaagcgatatggggcgccttttcctatcttcaatcacgatgaaggtaggcgttattggaatcttcgttacaaattcttcaccggaatgttgtatatggatgaattcctTAACAACCAACTTGGAATTAttgatgacatgagccgctatatggagcgcctagggtggacaaaattcgcccaaatgcgatttccaataataggcgactggatactcgaattcttctgtaccgtgcgtttcactaataaacgacgagtacgtctcagttttcgtcgagaaggcgaaatcttcactttcggctatcctgagttgcatgcttggtttggttttcccccgagggatacaatcaaacgtcatcctggacgagacatgacatcctcggacatttggagaatgctcactggattctggcgattcaattcaaaactcgcctataatcactcttttcgctccaactccatgctgtatttacacaaatttctgtgtcacagtttgttcgggcgcacattcagtagtgtggtccgtgacacagatttgtatgttcttggagatatattccagggcaatgcagtggattcttccaaaattctgatggaaggtcttgtcgccgcttctcgatccaaagataagaagattgggttcggcaatataatctgtggaataattctcggttcaaagggtactattgatgttccctggggtgatgatgaattcttcccgacaattgactatgaatttctcgagcacgaaggacttgtgaaacgtgtctttcgagcagggcctcaatttttgtctgcaccagaacgtgaaactttcgtgcagtttcaaattgatcgtattaaggccagaaatatcccgttagatagagatgaatatgtagaatagtttttgtttttcatttttatttttgtatatgttttgttttgttttaattattggtttgttttcattatttgtacatatgttacaataataaaaatcttatttagttcaattcttaatttttatccatttgatccattatctatacttagcatatttcatatgggtactttctaatttttcatattcaaattaagataaaaaggttTCACTTGAACAAatatggttttctatttttccacacgtatattcacatttaattttgtttataactcaatttatttttaatgaattaagttatcatttaattaaatcaattcatgtattaaatatgtattaccatgcacttattatgcatttaatatggctctcttaacttatatgcataaatgaacatttaagtttcattaattactcataaatcaatttattatactttaattcaatttattaaggtaaaacctttggttttccttggaaTTAATGACATTTATTTGAGTTTTAAGTGCAGGAACCCTtcatattaagttcaggaaccatttcctcaacaaaattgcacaaaccatgtcaaaaggcaccaaaataggccatttttaccaattctctaccgagaatttattaattctcggtatgagcagcaactTTGGCAAGATTTCAGGGCGAATATTGCCTGAAAttcgcgtgtcgcggccgcggctttgccattcgcggtcgcgacacgcataTCTTTTGCCCTTTTCAATCCGATTTTAACTCTaaattttgcctattcctattcctattctacctattcacctacctatacaacactatataaacctacctcttacacaaacctcacatcacctctatttttacccaatcccttcttactctaaactcttccccaaaaacctacttttactcttcccaatttattcactccaatttctatcctcttttctatttcaatcacttccaattcaaacccccaaactcatcttcaagctttactttctctctcaatttcttttacttcttcttcttcttctcaaaccctaaaaacactaaacaccatcaccatggttaggactaagcgtgttggtaacaagcccgccgttatggaagctaatcgccttcaggttcaatgtggagcttattttgacatctattcggaggaagaagccgctcgtttcaaacatttttctcaagccgaccgccaatttgtggatatgcacttcttagacttccattcggtaagagcattaaatttctctactcgaattgatgcctttattgaagctttgggttggcaagaattcgttaatatgcggttcccgcgtattaatgaatatgtggtgaaatttttggtcactttgtccatgaacaagaagaaaacttcaatttcttttaggaataatggtatacCTTACACCATTAactatgaagcaatgggaaatatgtttggtttccctacttctgatttttatgataagcctaaagattttgataatgatgcggtttggcaaactctttcggaccaagattattttaattccaaaaacacttcaagcaagttgattaaggacaattgtgtgttcttctttcataagtatttgagtttctccttgtttggtcgtgttgagagttctaaggttcaggttcgggatttgtatgttttggatagtttgcttaaaggtttgaggattgatagcattggcataatgtttgataatttgttccgtgcttcgagggctagtacaattcagatccctctttgtaattttatcaccggtaatgtgttgggagctcggggtgaattggccgactatgacatgtccacctaccgtgggtatgtaccgcttttggacatctcggctcttgagcgagctcatttGTTGCTTCCCCAAGGacctcccgtctttatttcatatgctac
The sequence above is drawn from the Euphorbia lathyris chromosome 6, ddEupLath1.1, whole genome shotgun sequence genome and encodes:
- the LOC136234049 gene encoding uncharacterized protein, producing MPAASIETWEQLAQAFLSKNFPLAKTARVIKELTSFSQNDNETLYEAWEHFKELQRLCPHHQLPVGLLMQTFYNGLNPITRGSLDAMSGGLFMKKTSAQARELLEEMAINSSMWPAERGHIPSAKPSSSTTSSVKGIVNLDPVAMLQAQFSALSHKIDRFMALCDPNGQPIQTDVDYEGMSEIEQVNFVQGQNQTNNPYSNTYNPGWRNHPNFNWRDNNNVNANQNRTTNYQNQSRDSISTLSSKIDKFIDAMSGKISNHDDGFIRIENKFDQLIKNQSSSIHNLEIQIGQLAKSIPSRKEGSLPSHTEENPKEHVKAITLRSGKNYLGPEMPENSTLPGTDLPKPKEDILKKKDAPIDSSTKTFVPKPPFPHKVRNKDYDKQLLTFLDKLKNLHINLTFMDAITQIPNYGKFLKDLISKKISWEGISSISLTEDCSSIVSSNLPTKLKDPGCFTIPCKLGDIEFPSCLCDLGASINLMPLSIFNKLGLEEDIKRTNMVLQLADQTTKRPYGIIEDILVKVDKFIFPTDFVILDFAYDVNCPLIFGRPFMNTGRALVDVSEGKVVLRIGDDKIEFDMNQVMKYPMEDFACMKLDLIEECVNDIVKKEEIIEPIMSEELEDKDPERLIREDGPVPPSIVVPPKLELKELPSHLRYAFLGEGDSLPIIISNKLTQVQEEKLKEVVRNRIGSMGWQISDLKGINPSIVMHRIHLEEDKPPKADRQRRLNPNMKEVVKNEITKLLDNGIIYPISDSEWVSPIHCVAKKGGITVVRNEEGELIPTRTTTGWRVCIDYRNLNKATRKDHFLLPFIDQMIERIVGHAFYYFLDGYSGFFQIYIYPDDQDKTTFTCPYGTFAYRRMPFGLCNAPATFQRCMTAIFNDFIKDIMEVFMDDFSVYGDSFDSCLENLDKVLSRCEETNLVLNWEKCHFMVDEGIVLGHKISEK